The following proteins are co-located in the Spea bombifrons isolate aSpeBom1 chromosome 3, aSpeBom1.2.pri, whole genome shotgun sequence genome:
- the FLRT3 gene encoding leucine-rich repeat transmembrane protein FLRT3, whose translation MTSETWSFIVAWTQLLLLFRMAPPYVSAKSCPSVCRCDGGFIYCNDRELTSIPSGIPEDATTLYLQNNQINNAGIPSDLKGLDKVERIYLYRNSLDEFPINLPKNVKELHLQENNIRAISYDALSQIPSIEELHLDDNSVSAVSIEDGAFRDNIYLRLLFLSRNHLSTIPWGLPRTIEELRLDDNRISTISEISLQDLTNLRRLVLDGNLLNNNGLGERVFMNLINLTELSLVRNSLTSPPANLPGTSLRKLYLQENHMNYVPPNAFADLTQLYRLDMSNNNLTVLPQGIFDDLDNLTQLFLRSNPWYCGCKMKWIRDWLQSLPSKVNVRGLMCQAPERVRGMTIKDLNKELFDCKDRIDANTIHVTTTMLNTLLPAQGQWPAVPATKQAEIKLPDINKIFRTTPIPIRKIITIHVKSVTTETIHISWKTALPMTALRLSWQLGHSPVFGSITETIVTGDRTEYLLTALEPESPYRVCMVPMETGNLYLLDETPVCIETETAPLKMYNPTTTLNREQEKEPYKNSSLPLAAIIGGAVALIAITLLALVCWYVHRNGSLFSRNCAYSKGRRRKDDYAEAGTKKDNSILEIRETSFQMIPINSEPMSKEEFIIHTIFPPNGVSLYKTSHSESSSNRSYRDSGIPDSDHSHS comes from the coding sequence ATGACTAGCGAAACATGGAGTTTCATAGTTGCCTGGACtcaactgttattattattccgAATGGCTCCACCGTACGTCAGCGCCAAGTCTTGTCCGTCAGTGTGCCGGTGCGATGgaggttttatttattgcaatgATAGGGAGTTGACATCTATTCCATCAGGGATACCAGAGGATGCTACAACTCTCTACCTTCAAAATAACCAGATCAACAACGCCGGGATACCGTCTGACTTAAAAGGCTTGGACAAAGTTGAGAGAATCTACTTATATCGTAACAGTTTAGATGAATTTCCAATAAACCTccccaaaaatgttaaagaatTGCACCTGCAGGAAAACAATATACGGGCTATTAGCTATGATGCACTTTCACAAATTCCTTCCATTGAAGAACTGCATCTAGATGATAATTCCGTGTCTGCTGTCAGTATAGAGGACGGAGCATTCAGAGACAACATTTATTTAAGGCTTCTCTTCCTTTCGCGAAATCACCTAAGCACAATACCCTGGGGTCTGCCTCGAACAATTGAAGAGTTACGTTTGGATGATAATCGCATTTCCACTATTTCAGAGATTTCATTGCAAGATCTCACCAATCTGAGACGTCTCGTTCTGGATGGAAATCTTTTAAACAATAATGGCCTTGGGGAGAGGGTCTTTATGAACCTAATTAATTTGACAGAACTCTCATTAGTGCGCAATTCACTCACATCGCCGCCTGCAAATCTACCAGGCACAAGCCTGAGAAAGCTTTACCTACAAGAAAACCACATGAACTACGTGCCACCCAACGCGTTTGCTGATCTGACACAACTATACCGACTTGACATGTCAAACAACAATCTCACGGTTTTACCTCAGGGTATATTTGATGACCTGGACAATTTAACACAGTTATTTCTACGCAGTAATCCTTGGTACTGCGGTTGCAAAATGAAATGGATACGTGACTGGCTGCAGTCTTTGCCTTCCAAAGTTAACGTACGCGGGCTTATGTGCCAGGCCCCAGAACGAGTTAGAGGCATGACCATCAAAGACCTTAACAAAGAACTGTTCGATTGTAAAGACAGAATTGACGCAAACACCATCCATGTGACCACGACAATGCTCAATACTTTACTTCCAGCGCAAGGACAGTGGCCAGCGGTGCCTGCAACTAAACAGGCTGAGATAAAGCTTCcagatataaataaaatctttcGAACCACTCCAATACCCATTAGAAAGATAATAACAATTCATGTAAAATCTGTCACTACAGAAACAATACACATATCTTGGAAAACTGCATTACCAATGACTGCCCTGAGACTGAGTTGGCAACTGGGTCACAGTCCAGTCTTCGGATCTATAACAGAAACCATTGTGACTGGTGATAGGACGGAGTATTTGCTTACAGCCCTTGAGCCAGAGTCCCCATACCGAGTATGTATGGTTCCCATGGAAACCGGCAACCTTTACTTATTGGACGAAACACCTGTTTGCATTGAAACAGAGACAGCTCCGCTTAAAATGTACAACCCAACCACAACGTTAAACAGAGAGCAGGAGAAGGAACCATATAAGAACTCTAGTTTACCACTGGCCGCCATCATAGGGGGGGCAGTGGCTTTGATAGCCATCACACTCCTCGCTTTGGTTTGCTGGTATGTCCATCGGAACGGATCCCTGTTTTCTAGGAACTGCGCATACAGCAAAGGCAGGAGAAGAAAAGATGACTATGCAGAAGCCGGAACCAAGAAGGACAATTCAATCCTGGAAATCAGGGAGACTTCTTTTCAAATGATACCAATAAACAGCGAACCCATGTCTAAGGAGGAGTTTATCATACACACTATATTTCCACCCAATGGAGTGAGCCTTTACAAAACCAGTCACAGTGAAAGCAGCAGTAACAGAAGTTACAGGGACAGTGGTATACCAGACTCCGATCATTCACATTCATGA